The window TGGCCGAGATCGAGCGGCTCGGCAGCGAAGATTAACCCGCCGCCAGCTCGCTTTCGATGGCAGCGATGGCCTGGTCGGCCTTGTCGCCGTCGGGGCCACCGGCCTGAGCCATGTCGGGACGACCGCCACCGCCCTTTCCGCCGACGGCCAGCGAGCCGGCCTTGACCAGGTCGACGGCGTTGAGCTGGCCGCAGAGCTCGTCGCTGACGCCGACCACCAGCGAGGCCTTGCCGTCGTTGACGGCGACCAGGGCGTAGACGCCGGGGCCGCTTTTCTTGAGGTCGTCGACCATGCCCTTGAGGTCGCGCGGCGCCACGCCGTCGAGGCGCTGGCCGATGAAGCGCACGCCGGCGATCTCTTTGGCCGCCGGTCCCTCGGCGGCGCCGCCGGTGGCCAGCTTGCGGCGCGTTTCGGTCAGCTCGCGCTCCAACCGCTTGCGTTCGTCGAGCAGCGCGGCGACACGCGTGCCGGCCTCTTCCGGTGTCGTCTTGAGCACCGCGGCGACACCCTTGAGAAGGCGTTCCTGTTCGCCGGCATGGGCGATGGCGGCGGCGCCGCTGAGCGCCTCGATGCGGCGCACGCCGGCTGCCACGGCGCCCTCGGAGACGATCTTGAAGAACCCGATGTCGCCGGTGCGGTGGACGTGGGTGCCGCCGCAAAGCTCCACCGAATAGCGCTCCTCGGCATCGTCGCCCATGGCAACGACGCGTACCTCGTCGCCGTACTTTTCGCCAAACAGCGCCATGGCACCGGCTTCCCCCGCCTCGTCGGGGCTCATCTGCACCGTGGTGACGACGGAATTGCCGCGGATGCGGCCGTTGACCTCGGATTCGACGGCCGCCAGTTCGTCATCACCGATGGCCTTGGGTTGGGAAATATCGAAACGCAACCGGTCGGGCGCCACGAGCGAGCCCTTTTGCGTTACGTGCTCGCCGAGTTGGCGGTGCAGCGCGGCATGCAGCAGGTGGGTGGCCGAATGGTTGGCCCGCAGCGCCGCACGGCGTTCGCCATCGACCCGCATGACCAACTCGTCGCCGACCTTGAGCTCAGCGTCCGAGAGGTGGCCCTGGTGGACGTGCAGATCGCCGAGCTTCTTGAGCGTATCAGTGACGACAAAGGTGGTAGCAGCGCCGCTCATACGTCCGCTGTCTCCGGCCTGGCCGCCGGATTCGCCGTAAAACGGGCTTTGGTTGGCTACCACCAAGCATTCGCTGCCGGCCGGCGCCCGGTCGACTCGAGCGCCGTCGACGACGATGGCCTGGACGACGCCCTCGGCGACGTCGCTGTCGTAGCCCAGGAAGTCGGTAGCGCCAGCCTCCTCGCGCAGGTCGTACCAGATTTCCTCGGTGGCGGCGGCGCCGGATCCCGTCCATTGCCGCCGGGCGGCGGCGCGCTGGCGCTCCATGGCGACGTCGAAGCCGGCCAGATCGACCTCGCGGCCCTGGCTGCGCAAGGCGTCCTGGGTGAGATCGAGGGGAAAGCCGAAGGTGTCGTAAAGCTTGAAGGCGACCTCGCCGGGCAGCGCCTGGCTACCGCCCAGCCGCCCGAGTTCGTCTTCGAGCAGCTTGAGGCCACGCTCCAACGTCTTCTTGAAGCGCGTTTCCTCGAGCTTGAGGGTCTCTACGATCAGTGCCTCGGCACGGCCCAGTTCGCCAAAGCCCTGACCCATCTGGTTCGTCAGCGCCGGCACCAGTTGCCACATCAGGGGCTCGCGGCAGCCCATCATGTGGGCGTGGCGCATGGCGCGCCGCATGATGCGCCTGAGCACGTAGCCGCGGCCCTCGTTGGAGGGCAGCACGCCGTCGGCGATGAGAAAACTCGAAGCCCGCAGATGATCGGCAATGACGCGATGGGAGACGGCATGGGGGCCGTCCGGCTCCTGGCCGCTGGCCTCGGCCGAGGCGGCGATCAGGGCCTGCATCAGGTCGATCTGGTAATTGTCGTGCGAGCCCTGCAGCACGGCGGCGATGCGCTCGAGGCCCATGCCGGTATCGATCGAGGGCCGGGGCAGCTCGACACGCCGGTCGGGGCCCTGTTGTTCGTACTGCATGAAGACCAGGTTCCAGATCTCGACGAAGCGGTCGCCGTCCTCGTCGGGGCTGCCCGGCGGGCCGCCGGCGATGTGCTCGCCGTGATCGTAGAAAATCTCGGAACAGGGTCCGCAGGGGCCGGTGTCGCCCATCGACCAAAAATTATCCGAGGTATTGATGCGGATGATGCGCTCGTCGGGCGCGCCGCTGATCTTCTTCCAGAGATCGAAAGCCTGATCGTCGTCATGGTAGACGGTGATCCACAAGCGCTCGGCGGGCAGGCCGTATTCCTCGGTCACCAGCTTCCAGGCCAACTCGATGGCCAGGTCCTTGAAATAGTCGCCGAAGGAGAAATTCCCCAGCATTTCGAAAAAAGTGTGGTGGCGCGAGGTGTAGCCGACGTTGTCGAGATCGTTGTGCTTGCCGCCGGCGCGCAGGCACTTCTGGCTGGTCACGGCACGCTGGTAGTCGCGCTTCTCGACGCCGGTGAAGACGTTCTTGAACTGCACCATGCCGGCGCTGGTAAAGAGCAGCGTCGGATCGTTGTGCGGCACCAGCGGGCCCGAGGCTATTTCGGCGTGGTCGTTGGCGGCAAAGAAGTCGAGGAAGCTGCGCCGGATGTCGTTGACTGTTGGCATGCGGGATCCGCGATGGTGGCCCCCGCTTGTAGCCTTTGCCGGAATGCCTGTCCAGGGAAGCACGACGGCAGCAAAAAGGGCGTCCAAAAGGACGCCCTTTTCCGATCTCGTGGCCAGCCAAGGCTCAGGCCCCTTCGGCCACCTCGGCACTCTCCTCCTCGGCGTCGTCCTGGGCCTGGCCCAGGGATTCGGCGGCGATGGCGTCGGCGATCAGGCCGGCATCGCGCCGCACCTCGCGCTCGATGGCCTGGGCCACCTCGGGTGTCTCGCGCAGGAACTGCTTGGTGTTCTCGCGGCCCTGGCCGATGC is drawn from Alphaproteobacteria bacterium and contains these coding sequences:
- the alaS gene encoding alanine--tRNA ligase; the protein is MPTVNDIRRSFLDFFAANDHAEIASGPLVPHNDPTLLFTSAGMVQFKNVFTGVEKRDYQRAVTSQKCLRAGGKHNDLDNVGYTSRHHTFFEMLGNFSFGDYFKDLAIELAWKLVTEEYGLPAERLWITVYHDDDQAFDLWKKISGAPDERIIRINTSDNFWSMGDTGPCGPCSEIFYDHGEHIAGGPPGSPDEDGDRFVEIWNLVFMQYEQQGPDRRVELPRPSIDTGMGLERIAAVLQGSHDNYQIDLMQALIAASAEASGQEPDGPHAVSHRVIADHLRASSFLIADGVLPSNEGRGYVLRRIMRRAMRHAHMMGCREPLMWQLVPALTNQMGQGFGELGRAEALIVETLKLEETRFKKTLERGLKLLEDELGRLGGSQALPGEVAFKLYDTFGFPLDLTQDALRSQGREVDLAGFDVAMERQRAAARRQWTGSGAAATEEIWYDLREEAGATDFLGYDSDVAEGVVQAIVVDGARVDRAPAGSECLVVANQSPFYGESGGQAGDSGRMSGAATTFVVTDTLKKLGDLHVHQGHLSDAELKVGDELVMRVDGERRAALRANHSATHLLHAALHRQLGEHVTQKGSLVAPDRLRFDISQPKAIGDDELAAVESEVNGRIRGNSVVTTVQMSPDEAGEAGAMALFGEKYGDEVRVVAMGDDAEERYSVELCGGTHVHRTGDIGFFKIVSEGAVAAGVRRIEALSGAAAIAHAGEQERLLKGVAAVLKTTPEEAGTRVAALLDERKRLERELTETRRKLATGGAAEGPAAKEIAGVRFIGQRLDGVAPRDLKGMVDDLKKSGPGVYALVAVNDGKASLVVGVSDELCGQLNAVDLVKAGSLAVGGKGGGGRPDMAQAGGPDGDKADQAIAAIESELAAG